A section of the Schistosoma haematobium chromosome ZW, whole genome shotgun sequence genome encodes:
- a CDS encoding hypothetical protein (EggNog:ENOG410V67B~COG:D), with translation MLCSLKEDLKSLEIILASTSTRRKEILGNIGLKFSSVCPDVEESLPSENFQLIPAHIEAIAKLKVDAVVNTLDISKRNYVVIGADTVVCFEGYIFGKPSSHVDAVNTLSRLSGNVHQVITGVCLKWIVSGKEQKIDQFHEVTNVKMIELSPLIIEGYVQSGEPMYVSRRSNYDFTSIILISEQHRLVVTVTYFL, from the exons ATGCTTTGCTCCCTTAAAGAAGACTTGAAATCCCTAGAAATTATACTAGCCAGCACTTCAACACGTCGAAAAGAAATACTTGGAAACATT GGTCTAAAGTTCTCCTCTGTTTGTCCTGATGTTGAAGAGTCACTGCCTTCAGAAAACTTTCAATTAATACCAGCTCATATCGAAGCCATAGCTAAACTTAAAGTGGATGCAGTGGTGAATACTTTGGATATCAGTAaa CGTAACTATGTAGTCATAGGAGCAGATACTGTGGTATGTTTTGAAGGTTATATTTTTGGAAAACCATCAAGTCACGTGGATGCTGTAAATACACTTAGTCG TTTGAGTGGAAATGTTCACCAAGTGATAACCGGTGTATGTTTAAAGTGGATTGTATCTGGGAAAGAACAgaaaattgatcaatttcatgaaGTAACAAATGTAAAGATGATTGAATTAAGTCCTCTCATTATTGAGGGATATGTTCAGTCTGGAGAGCCAATGTATGTCTCCAGGCGGagtaattatgattttacaAGCATAATTCTCATTTCAGAGCAACATAGATTAGTGGTAACAGTTACCTATTTTCTCTAA
- a CDS encoding hypothetical protein (EggNog:ENOG410V67B~COG:D), whose translation MLCSLKEDLKSLEIILASTSTRRKEILGNIGLKFSSVCPDVEESLPSENFQLIPAHIEAIAKLKVDAVVNTLDISKRNYVVIGADTVVCFEGYIFGKPSSHVDAVNTLSRLSGNVHQVITGVCLKWIVSGKEQKIDQFHEVTNVKMIELSPLIIEGYVQSGEPMDKAGAYGIQGLGSSLIERIDGDYFNVVGLPVCRLCKYLKAGCEEIVSKLSDA comes from the exons ATGCTTTGCTCCCTTAAAGAAGACTTGAAATCCCTAGAAATTATACTAGCCAGCACTTCAACACGTCGAAAAGAAATACTTGGAAACATT GGTCTAAAGTTCTCCTCTGTTTGTCCTGATGTTGAAGAGTCACTGCCTTCAGAAAACTTTCAATTAATACCAGCTCATATCGAAGCCATAGCTAAACTTAAAGTGGATGCAGTGGTGAATACTTTGGATATCAGTAaa CGTAACTATGTAGTCATAGGAGCAGATACTGTGGTATGTTTTGAAGGTTATATTTTTGGAAAACCATCAAGTCACGTGGATGCTGTAAATACACTTAGTCG TTTGAGTGGAAATGTTCACCAAGTGATAACCGGTGTATGTTTAAAGTGGATTGTATCTGGGAAAGAACAgaaaattgatcaatttcatgaaGTAACAAATGTAAAGATGATTGAATTAAGTCCTCTCATTATTGAGGGATATGTTCAGTCTGGAGAGCCAAT GGATAAAGCTGGAGCTTATGGTATTCAGGGGTTAGGTTCAAGTTTAATTGAGCGAATCGATGGAGATTATTTCAATGTTGTTGGTTTACCTGTCTGTCGACTTTGCAAGTACTTAAAAGCTGGATGTGAAGAAATAGTGTCTAAATTGTCAGACGCATAA